One part of the Streptomyces nigra genome encodes these proteins:
- a CDS encoding methyltransferase, whose translation MITHNDDVDWDRWPVADYLAENYREVHPCDAAVIAHHSAFYRRLPPRSLGRSVEFGAGPNVYPLILAAAASRRVEAVEAGAGNVAYLEQQILDGPDASWLPFHDLCRRLNPDLPATLAGALAPVHVVHADVRDLRPGHYDLASMHFVAEGATEDRAEFTAFCRTFVRCVAPGGHLVAAFMENMPTYRIGPASRWPGCPVDPDIVSEVFTPLTRELAVTRIDADPTLPDYGDSGMVLLAGRAR comes from the coding sequence ATGATCACGCACAACGACGACGTGGACTGGGACCGCTGGCCGGTGGCCGACTACCTCGCGGAGAACTACCGCGAGGTGCACCCCTGCGACGCGGCGGTCATCGCCCACCACTCGGCGTTCTACCGCCGGCTGCCGCCCCGCTCGCTCGGCCGCTCGGTGGAGTTCGGCGCGGGACCGAACGTGTATCCGCTGATCCTGGCCGCCGCGGCGAGCCGCCGGGTGGAGGCGGTGGAGGCCGGCGCGGGCAACGTGGCCTATCTGGAGCAGCAGATCCTGGACGGGCCGGACGCCAGCTGGCTGCCGTTCCACGACCTGTGCCGCCGTCTGAACCCCGACCTGCCGGCCACGCTGGCCGGGGCGCTGGCCCCGGTGCACGTGGTGCACGCCGATGTGCGGGATCTGCGGCCCGGCCACTACGACCTGGCCTCCATGCACTTCGTGGCGGAGGGTGCCACCGAGGACCGCGCCGAGTTCACCGCGTTCTGCCGGACGTTCGTCCGGTGCGTGGCGCCGGGCGGACATCTGGTGGCGGCGTTCATGGAGAACATGCCGACGTACCGGATCGGCCCGGCCTCCCGCTGGCCGGGCTGCCCCGTGGACCCGGACATCGTGTCGGAGGTGTTCACCCCGCTCACCCGCGAACTCGCCGTCACCCGCATCGACGCCGACCCGACGCTCCCGGACTACGGCGACTCGGGGATGGTGCTGCTGGCGGGGCGGGCGCGCTAA
- a CDS encoding GNAT family N-acetyltransferase has product MVLAAPTDLVVGRAGPQDWPVISGWAAAEGWNPGLSDGPAFFAQDPDGFFLGRIDGEPVSAISVVTYGPDYAFLGCYLVRPDLRGRGLGLATWRTGLAHAGDRTVGLDGVVAQQGNYRRSGFAHAHRTTRWTGVAPATRTPEGVRAVRPEDIEDLLAYDALCTPADRPRFLRAWLGAPGHHAVVRRSGSRVTGYGVVRPGHDGPRIGPLFADGPEDARALFDALAAHTGGREVAVDVPETNPAGVALVEAAGFTPSFETARMYTGPVRPYARDRVFGVTTLELG; this is encoded by the coding sequence ATGGTCCTCGCGGCCCCCACGGACCTCGTCGTCGGCCGGGCAGGGCCGCAGGACTGGCCGGTCATCAGCGGCTGGGCCGCCGCCGAGGGCTGGAACCCGGGGCTGTCCGACGGACCCGCGTTCTTCGCACAGGACCCCGACGGCTTCTTCCTCGGCCGTATCGACGGCGAGCCGGTGTCCGCGATCTCCGTGGTCACCTACGGCCCGGACTACGCCTTCCTCGGCTGCTATCTCGTCCGCCCCGACCTGCGCGGCCGCGGCCTCGGCCTGGCCACCTGGCGGACCGGTCTCGCACACGCCGGGGACCGCACGGTCGGCCTCGACGGCGTCGTCGCCCAGCAGGGCAACTACCGCCGCTCCGGCTTCGCCCACGCCCACCGCACCACCCGCTGGACCGGCGTCGCCCCCGCCACCCGGACACCGGAGGGCGTCCGCGCCGTACGGCCGGAGGACATCGAGGACCTCCTCGCCTACGACGCCCTGTGCACACCGGCCGACCGGCCCCGCTTCCTGCGCGCGTGGCTCGGCGCCCCCGGCCACCACGCCGTCGTCCGGCGCTCCGGGAGCCGTGTGACCGGGTACGGCGTCGTACGGCCCGGACACGACGGCCCGCGCATCGGCCCGCTGTTCGCGGACGGCCCCGAGGACGCCCGGGCCCTGTTCGACGCGCTGGCCGCACACACCGGTGGCCGCGAGGTCGCCGTCGATGTGCCCGAGACCAACCCGGCGGGCGTCGCTCTGGTCGAGGCGGCCGGCTTCACCCCGTCCTTCGAGACGGCCCGCATGTACACCGGGCCGGTCCGCCCGTACGCCCGGGACCGGGTCTTCGGCGTCACCACCCTCGAACTGGGATAG
- a CDS encoding chaplin, protein MIAIAAASGAMAVTFPAYADSAADAAVADSPGVLSGNTVQVPVHVPVNVCGNTVNVVGLLNPAVGNTCVNEDGGAKKKEKEEDSTSAASSVSGAKAKGVATESGGIGSGNVVELPLHVPVNVTGNSVNVIGVGNAAIDNESVNTSGEDTPATTLPAPEPKAKPKAPEVRSMPPAHVPHEAGAVLAHTGADAAAPLAAGATALVLGGAVLYRRFRAQAVR, encoded by the coding sequence GTGATCGCCATCGCTGCCGCCTCGGGCGCGATGGCCGTGACGTTCCCGGCTTACGCCGACTCCGCGGCGGACGCCGCCGTGGCCGACTCGCCCGGAGTGCTCTCCGGGAACACCGTCCAGGTTCCGGTGCACGTTCCGGTGAACGTGTGCGGGAACACCGTGAACGTGGTGGGGCTGCTGAACCCTGCCGTCGGCAACACCTGCGTCAACGAGGACGGAGGTGCGAAGAAGAAGGAGAAGGAGGAGGACAGCACGTCCGCCGCGTCCTCGGTGAGCGGGGCGAAGGCGAAGGGCGTCGCGACCGAGTCCGGCGGCATCGGCTCCGGCAACGTCGTGGAGCTGCCGCTGCACGTGCCGGTCAACGTCACCGGCAACAGCGTGAACGTGATCGGTGTCGGCAACGCGGCCATCGACAACGAGTCGGTGAACACCTCGGGCGAGGACACGCCCGCCACCACGCTGCCGGCCCCCGAGCCGAAGGCAAAGCCCAAGGCTCCCGAGGTGCGGTCGATGCCGCCCGCGCACGTGCCGCACGAGGCCGGAGCGGTCCTCGCCCACACGGGCGCGGACGCGGCCGCCCCGCTCGCGGCGGGCGCCACGGCGCTCGTCCTCGGCGGTGCCGTCCTCTACCGGCGCTTCCGCGCCCAGGCGGTGCGCTGA
- a CDS encoding alpha/beta hydrolase, translating into MPAKLSTRPLLRRSAVTCAVGLAVIGTGLPTGRPSEPDVSRFYEQKVAWGKCPGEGMPKDMQCGKITVPLDHDRPRDGTLELALARYRATGDRKGSVLVNFGGPGGAGVPQFAGAGKEFMSLTDDYDIVTFDPRGVGRSSPVSCGDGKEQIDLPDDDAEVRRDPEAVLDGLRKAADACARHSGPVLPHIGTVDASRDLDVMRAALGDKKLNYLGFSYGTRLGAVYAAQFPDKVGRFVLDGVDTLTEPLAEQGVAGAEGQQKALDEFTDWCAQDVACPFGTDARQARRYVVMLVDSLDKDPVPSVFGEPFTGQDLVGAMGSALYSKELWPSLERALATLVEDGSTHAIEAFAGGGASPTRRAQAGDDDGGLTDPEDVPLDNPAAAMMAINCADDPDRPGGRQITDGLDRLRARYEEASPVFGRHRLTEVLMCYGRPRGTDFIREDVKDLDTPKMLLVGTRGDPATPYRWTMETARRLGSSAVVLDNKGSGHTGYASSKCVHGKVDAFLLYGTLPPDGSSCAPDEERE; encoded by the coding sequence ATGCCGGCAAAGCTGTCCACGCGCCCCTTGCTGCGGCGCAGCGCCGTCACCTGCGCGGTCGGGCTGGCCGTGATCGGCACCGGCCTGCCGACGGGCAGACCGTCCGAGCCCGACGTGTCCCGCTTCTACGAGCAGAAGGTCGCCTGGGGCAAGTGCCCGGGCGAGGGCATGCCCAAGGACATGCAGTGCGGCAAGATCACCGTTCCGCTGGACCACGACCGCCCCCGCGACGGGACACTCGAACTGGCGCTCGCCCGCTATCGGGCGACGGGTGACCGCAAGGGTTCGGTGCTGGTGAACTTCGGCGGGCCGGGCGGCGCGGGTGTGCCCCAGTTCGCGGGCGCGGGCAAGGAGTTCATGAGCCTGACGGACGACTACGACATCGTGACGTTCGATCCCCGCGGGGTGGGCCGCTCCTCCCCGGTGAGCTGCGGGGACGGCAAGGAGCAGATCGACCTGCCCGATGACGACGCGGAGGTCCGCCGCGATCCGGAGGCCGTGCTGGACGGGCTGCGAAAGGCCGCCGACGCGTGCGCCCGGCACTCGGGCCCGGTCCTGCCGCACATAGGCACCGTCGACGCCTCGCGCGACCTGGACGTGATGCGCGCGGCGCTCGGCGACAAGAAGCTCAACTACCTCGGCTTCTCCTACGGGACGCGGCTCGGCGCGGTCTACGCCGCCCAGTTCCCCGACAAGGTCGGGCGGTTCGTGCTCGACGGCGTGGACACCCTGACGGAGCCGCTGGCGGAGCAGGGGGTGGCCGGCGCCGAGGGGCAGCAGAAGGCGCTGGACGAGTTCACCGACTGGTGCGCGCAGGACGTCGCGTGCCCGTTCGGGACGGACGCGCGCCAGGCCCGCCGGTATGTGGTGATGCTCGTCGACTCCCTCGACAAGGACCCGGTGCCCTCGGTGTTCGGTGAGCCGTTCACGGGGCAGGACCTGGTCGGCGCGATGGGCAGCGCCCTCTACAGCAAGGAGTTGTGGCCCTCGCTGGAGCGCGCCCTGGCCACGCTGGTCGAGGACGGCAGCACCCACGCCATCGAGGCGTTCGCCGGTGGCGGGGCCTCCCCGACGCGCCGCGCGCAGGCCGGGGACGACGACGGCGGCCTGACCGACCCGGAGGACGTCCCGCTCGACAACCCCGCCGCGGCGATGATGGCGATCAACTGCGCCGACGACCCCGACCGTCCCGGCGGCCGGCAGATCACCGACGGCCTCGACCGGCTGCGCGCCCGCTACGAGGAGGCCTCACCGGTCTTCGGCCGGCACCGGCTGACCGAGGTGCTGATGTGCTACGGCCGCCCGCGGGGCACGGACTTCATCCGCGAGGACGTCAAGGACCTCGACACGCCGAAGATGCTGCTCGTGGGCACCCGCGGCGACCCGGCGACGCCGTACCGCTGGACCATGGAGACCGCGCGGCGGCTGGGCTCGTCGGCCGTGGTCCTGGACAACAAGGGCAGCGGGCACACCGGTTACGCCTCGTCCAAGTGCGTCCACGGCAAGGTCGACGCGTTCCTGCTGTACGGCACGCTGCCGCCGGACGGCAGTTCGTGCGCACCCGACGAGGAGCGCGAGTAG
- a CDS encoding chemotaxis protein gives MEHALSPTTLSELRRPRPYPAVSVLTPTHRREPYRAQDQVRLRNVVAEAKKQLESDPSVTRERRAEVERELDQALAEVDLTYAEDGLVIFAAPGEHQVWSLARSVPERVVLSDTFLTRNLVSAQAAERPYWVCSVAADRVTLWTGTLDRITEARIGGFPLTRRPENFDAERRERIGDTPSTFRDEDTRHFLKDADSALAAVVRRDPRRLYVTGTPAALSLLDEIGGAAKLAVHIPHGGLAHGTRDAVWQAVQPRITADLRESTDQVMRELVAARGRKAYAAGVDEVWQSAREGRVRLLAVEENFRMTVRGEDGDHLIPAASGELDAREDIVDEIVEQCLETGADVRFVPDGTLDDAERIAGVLRY, from the coding sequence ATGGAGCACGCACTCAGTCCCACCACCCTGTCCGAGCTGCGGCGCCCGCGCCCCTATCCGGCCGTGTCCGTGCTGACGCCCACACATCGCCGCGAGCCCTACCGGGCCCAGGACCAGGTCCGGCTGCGCAATGTCGTCGCCGAGGCCAAGAAGCAGCTGGAGAGCGATCCGTCCGTCACCCGGGAGCGCCGGGCGGAGGTCGAGCGCGAACTCGACCAGGCCCTCGCCGAAGTGGACCTCACCTACGCCGAGGACGGCCTGGTGATCTTCGCGGCCCCCGGCGAACACCAGGTGTGGTCGCTCGCCCGGTCCGTGCCCGAGCGCGTGGTGCTCTCGGACACCTTCCTCACCCGCAACCTGGTCTCCGCACAGGCCGCCGAGCGGCCTTACTGGGTGTGCTCGGTCGCCGCCGACCGCGTCACCCTGTGGACCGGCACCCTGGACCGCATCACCGAGGCCCGGATCGGCGGCTTCCCCCTCACCCGGCGTCCGGAGAACTTCGACGCCGAGCGGCGCGAGCGGATCGGCGACACCCCGAGCACCTTCCGCGACGAGGACACCCGGCACTTCCTCAAGGACGCCGACTCCGCGCTGGCCGCCGTCGTACGGCGGGATCCGCGGCGCCTGTACGTCACCGGGACGCCGGCGGCGCTGTCCCTGCTGGACGAGATCGGCGGCGCCGCGAAGCTCGCCGTGCACATCCCGCACGGCGGTCTGGCGCACGGCACCCGCGACGCGGTGTGGCAGGCCGTCCAGCCCCGGATCACCGCCGACCTGCGGGAGAGCACGGACCAGGTGATGCGTGAACTCGTCGCGGCCCGGGGCCGCAAGGCGTACGCGGCCGGGGTCGACGAGGTCTGGCAGAGCGCCCGGGAAGGGCGGGTGCGGCTGCTGGCCGTCGAGGAGAACTTCCGGATGACGGTGCGCGGCGAGGACGGCGACCATCTGATCCCGGCGGCGAGCGGCGAACTCGACGCCCGCGAGGACATCGTGGACGAGATCGTCGAGCAGTGCCTGGAGACCGGCGCCGACGTCCGGTTCGTGCCCGACGGCACCCTGGACGACGCCGAGCGGATCGCGGGCGTGCTGCGCTACTGA
- a CDS encoding SsgA family sporulation/cell division regulator yields the protein MEIALEQPAHARLITGEERELPVPATLRYRSTDPLAVHLDFPGEVSLDGRGAVWTFARGLLDAGLRGPAGDGDVRVWPCGRERTVVELHSPHGMALLQFDTPALERFLLRTCAVVAPGEEDLGEAVERGLSALFDGV from the coding sequence ATGGAGATCGCCCTGGAGCAGCCCGCCCACGCCCGCCTGATCACCGGCGAGGAGCGCGAACTCCCCGTCCCCGCCACGCTGCGGTACCGGTCCACGGACCCGCTGGCGGTGCATCTCGACTTCCCCGGCGAGGTCTCCCTCGACGGCCGGGGTGCCGTCTGGACGTTCGCCCGGGGCCTGCTGGACGCCGGGCTGCGCGGGCCGGCCGGGGACGGCGACGTGCGCGTCTGGCCCTGCGGCAGAGAGCGCACCGTCGTCGAGTTGCACTCCCCGCACGGCATGGCGCTGCTCCAGTTCGACACCCCCGCCCTCGAGCGCTTCCTGCTGCGCACGTGCGCCGTGGTCGCGCCGGGTGAGGAGGACCTGGGCGAGGCCGTGGAACGCGGCCTGAGCGCGCTCTTCGACGGTGTGTGA
- a CDS encoding PP2C family protein-serine/threonine phosphatase codes for MPPHVSADRPAAQPPGPGPVDALISQTRRLKGEVDAVRRDTPSDASGARERWQRALCDLALHQLDDLDAHLAQLRDGPAPAPAARTDALLSRVGSAEWNLLTDEASWSGELYQILGRDPAAPPLTLDELPSLVHDEDRRRLTTMVTACLIDAQPIDGEFRIVRPDGELRTVHMMGEPVLDPDGGAASMWAVLRDVSEVRRRRRAVSDTRDAVPAERRLMAEVREAVLPPWRTAPRPARQAPGTLDIAAHRLSSPTSAPIGVDWYDSLELTDGATLLTVGDLTGHDVAAATGTATLLGAVRGMAMAGTRPGQLLSWLGHLLDTGDLPVLGSAVCCRYRPDTRTLTWARAGHPAPLLFRGGTGHRLDSPCGPLLGATPGAVYGEAEETLQEGDLIVLHTDGPVAGHDGMDFSRRLLDLASRFVEAGTAQDCVRLVTEEFGEREHEGDASVLMARATS; via the coding sequence ATGCCGCCCCATGTCTCCGCGGACCGCCCCGCCGCACAGCCCCCCGGACCCGGTCCGGTCGACGCGCTGATCTCTCAGACGCGACGGCTCAAGGGCGAGGTGGACGCCGTGCGGAGGGACACCCCGAGCGACGCCTCCGGAGCCCGCGAGCGCTGGCAGCGCGCCCTGTGCGACCTCGCCCTGCATCAACTCGACGACCTCGACGCCCACCTCGCCCAGCTGCGCGACGGCCCCGCCCCCGCTCCGGCGGCCCGTACCGACGCACTGCTCAGCCGGGTCGGCAGCGCCGAGTGGAACCTCCTCACCGACGAGGCCAGCTGGTCGGGCGAGCTGTACCAGATCCTCGGACGGGACCCGGCCGCGCCACCGCTGACGCTCGACGAACTGCCGTCCCTGGTGCACGACGAGGACCGGCGCCGGCTCACCACGATGGTCACGGCCTGTCTGATCGACGCACAGCCGATCGACGGGGAGTTCCGGATCGTCCGGCCCGACGGCGAGCTGCGGACCGTGCACATGATGGGCGAGCCGGTGCTCGACCCCGACGGCGGCGCCGCCTCGATGTGGGCCGTACTCCGGGACGTCAGCGAGGTGCGCCGCCGGCGGCGCGCGGTCAGCGACACCCGGGACGCGGTGCCGGCCGAGCGGCGACTCATGGCCGAGGTGCGCGAGGCGGTGCTGCCGCCGTGGCGGACCGCCCCGCGGCCGGCCCGGCAGGCCCCCGGCACCCTGGACATCGCGGCCCACCGGCTGTCGTCCCCGACGAGCGCCCCGATCGGCGTCGACTGGTACGACTCCCTCGAACTGACCGACGGGGCCACGCTGTTGACCGTCGGCGATCTCACCGGGCACGACGTCGCCGCGGCCACCGGCACGGCCACCCTGCTGGGTGCCGTACGCGGTATGGCCATGGCCGGCACCCGACCGGGACAGCTGCTCTCCTGGCTGGGGCACCTTCTGGACACCGGAGACCTGCCGGTCCTCGGCAGCGCGGTGTGCTGCCGCTACCGGCCGGACACCCGCACGCTGACCTGGGCGAGGGCCGGACACCCCGCCCCGCTGCTGTTCCGCGGCGGGACGGGACACAGGCTGGACTCGCCCTGCGGCCCCCTGCTGGGGGCGACCCCGGGCGCCGTGTACGGCGAGGCCGAGGAGACCCTCCAGGAGGGCGACCTGATCGTGCTGCACACCGACGGACCGGTGGCGGGGCACGACGGCATGGACTTCTCGCGCCGGCTCCTCGACCTGGCCTCCCGCTTCGTCGAGGCAGGCACCGCACAGGACTGCGTACGGCTGGTCACCGAGGAGTTCGGTGAAAGGGAGCACGAGGGCGACGCCTCCGTACTCATGGCCAGAGCGACGTCCTAG
- a CDS encoding aminoglycoside phosphotransferase family protein: MYAASSSVSAPPRPLRARPAGGGPYLDPARPGPAPVLGAGRPRRPAGLGTQPLSGRLDLSGPQGAQLRAAIASVHRICPEFAPVQVLRRSGRSVLLVGTTGRSTAVAKCLLDQSPAWAERIRHEIAAYRSFVRHRPPVRVPRLIAADPDNGTLVIERMPGRVAALQRHPVEAPPRADIRAALGAICRLNAWRPPAGTFDAPLDYATRISRYHDLGLLTDRDMGDLQKLLHGIATSAGRQGMGQFCHGDALLSNILLSPAGPVLVDWEHAGWYLPGYDLATLWSVLGDAPVARRQISQIAQSAGPASRDAFLVNLMLVLTREIRTYEMAVQRSMHDPAPTAPGTAHQGAAPSGEEQRLLLRRLHDDCQLARRAVRAAVGTR, from the coding sequence ATGTACGCAGCATCGTCCTCCGTGTCCGCCCCGCCCCGGCCGCTGCGTGCCCGCCCGGCGGGTGGCGGTCCCTACCTCGACCCCGCGCGTCCGGGGCCCGCTCCCGTGCTCGGCGCGGGCCGGCCGCGGCGTCCCGCGGGGCTCGGCACCCAACCGCTCAGCGGGAGACTCGACTTGTCCGGTCCCCAGGGCGCCCAGCTGCGCGCGGCGATCGCGTCGGTGCACCGGATCTGTCCGGAGTTCGCGCCGGTGCAGGTGCTGCGCCGCAGCGGACGCTCCGTACTCCTGGTCGGCACGACCGGGCGCAGTACGGCGGTCGCCAAGTGCTTACTCGACCAGTCCCCCGCGTGGGCGGAGCGGATCCGGCACGAAATAGCGGCATACCGCTCGTTCGTCCGGCATCGCCCCCCGGTGCGGGTGCCGAGACTGATCGCGGCGGATCCGGACAACGGCACCCTGGTCATCGAGCGAATGCCCGGCCGGGTGGCGGCACTCCAGCGGCATCCGGTGGAGGCGCCGCCGCGGGCGGACATCAGAGCGGCACTCGGCGCGATCTGCCGGCTGAACGCGTGGCGGCCGCCCGCGGGCACGTTCGACGCCCCGCTGGACTACGCGACGCGGATCTCCCGGTACCACGATCTGGGTCTGCTCACCGACCGGGACATGGGGGATCTGCAGAAGCTGCTGCACGGCATCGCGACCTCCGCGGGCCGGCAGGGCATGGGCCAGTTCTGCCACGGCGACGCACTGCTCTCGAACATCCTGCTCTCACCGGCCGGTCCAGTGCTGGTGGACTGGGAGCACGCGGGCTGGTACCTGCCGGGGTACGACCTGGCGACGCTGTGGTCGGTGCTCGGGGACGCGCCGGTGGCCCGGCGGCAGATCAGCCAGATCGCCCAGTCGGCGGGCCCGGCCTCCCGGGACGCCTTCCTGGTGAACCTGATGCTGGTCCTGACCCGTGAGATCCGCACCTACGAGATGGCGGTGCAGCGTTCGATGCACGATCCGGCCCCGACGGCACCCGGAACGGCCCATCAGGGTGCCGCGCCGTCCGGCGAGGAACAGCGGCTGCTGCTGAGGCGGCTGCACGACGACTGCCAGTTGGCCCGCCGGGCCGTACGCGCGGCGGTCGGCACTCGCTGA
- a CDS encoding N-acetylmuramoyl-L-alanine amidase, which produces MRGSVTAVATAALLVPLIGAAPSGTRTDSGDRLQSAFAAAAAEYHVPSSVLLGVSYLQSRWETHNGAPSVSGGYGPMHLTDARAALADTAPHHSEGTEDPRGDSARPAPPPVAKALKTSEIPARLRTLPKAAELTGLSADRLRSDPAANVAGGAALLAAAQRELGEPLSSDPADWYGAVARFSGADDSATAAAYADDVFEVLRTGQERRTDEGQRVELAARPGLVPDTDQLKGAGLRRAKAAQTECPPTVSCEWIPAPYEEFGDGDYGNHDLGNRPKDQKIEYIVVHDTEGAWEGVLNMVQDPTYVSWQYTLRSTDGHIAQHVKAKDVAWHAGNWYVNAKSIGLEHEGFLTRPDSWYTEAMYRSSARLVSYLAEKHGIPLDRQHILGHDTVPGPTTSTIGGMHTDPGPYWDWRHYFELLGRPLVPTAGAKGGLVTIRPDYASNRPEFTGCTTAGEPCAAHGSSAVRLYSGPGESYPLIKDIGLGSNPTKGVNDLSSRVSTGQQFAVAGRDGDWTAIWYLGQKAWFRNPAKKPTAVHAAGDVVTPKDGAESVPVYGRAYPEASAYPADVPAQAVSPLPYTLPAGQRYVVGGKVPGEYYYAVTFDEGSHRVVRGKDLYYEIQYGHRVAFVRAADVKVVRSDG; this is translated from the coding sequence TTGCGAGGATCCGTCACCGCCGTCGCCACCGCGGCCCTGTTGGTGCCCCTCATCGGGGCGGCCCCGTCCGGCACCCGCACCGACTCCGGCGACCGGCTCCAGTCGGCCTTCGCCGCGGCCGCCGCCGAGTACCACGTCCCGTCGAGCGTTCTGCTCGGCGTCTCCTACCTCCAGTCCCGCTGGGAGACGCACAACGGTGCGCCCAGCGTGTCCGGGGGCTACGGCCCGATGCATCTCACCGACGCCCGCGCGGCGCTCGCGGACACGGCCCCGCACCACAGCGAGGGCACCGAGGACCCGCGCGGCGACAGCGCCCGCCCTGCGCCGCCCCCGGTGGCGAAGGCGCTGAAGACCTCCGAGATCCCGGCCCGGCTGAGGACGCTGCCGAAGGCGGCGGAGCTGACGGGGCTGAGCGCAGATCGTCTGCGCAGTGACCCGGCCGCCAATGTGGCGGGCGGCGCCGCACTGCTGGCGGCCGCGCAACGGGAGCTGGGTGAGCCGCTGAGCTCCGACCCGGCCGACTGGTACGGCGCGGTGGCCCGGTTCTCCGGCGCCGACGACTCGGCGACGGCCGCGGCGTACGCGGACGACGTCTTCGAGGTGCTGCGCACCGGGCAGGAGCGCCGCACCGACGAGGGGCAGCGGGTGGAGCTGGCCGCGCGGCCCGGTCTCGTCCCCGACACCGACCAGCTGAAGGGCGCGGGGCTGCGCCGGGCGAAGGCCGCGCAGACGGAGTGCCCGCCGACGGTGTCCTGCGAGTGGATCCCGGCGCCCTACGAGGAGTTCGGGGACGGCGACTACGGCAACCACGACCTGGGGAACCGTCCGAAGGACCAGAAGATCGAGTACATCGTCGTCCATGACACCGAGGGCGCCTGGGAGGGCGTCCTGAACATGGTGCAGGACCCGACCTATGTGTCCTGGCAGTACACCCTGCGGTCCACGGACGGGCACATCGCCCAGCATGTGAAGGCCAAGGACGTGGCCTGGCACGCGGGAAACTGGTACGTCAACGCCAAGTCGATCGGCCTGGAGCACGAGGGCTTCCTGACCCGGCCGGACTCCTGGTACACGGAGGCGATGTACCGCTCCTCGGCGCGGCTGGTCTCCTATCTCGCCGAGAAGCACGGCATCCCGCTGGACCGGCAGCACATCCTCGGGCACGACACGGTGCCGGGGCCGACGACGTCGACGATCGGCGGGATGCACACCGACCCCGGCCCGTACTGGGACTGGCGGCACTACTTCGAGCTGCTCGGCCGGCCTCTGGTGCCGACCGCCGGCGCGAAGGGCGGCCTGGTGACGATCCGCCCCGACTACGCCTCGAACCGGCCCGAGTTCACGGGCTGCACGACGGCGGGCGAGCCGTGCGCGGCCCACGGTTCCAGCGCGGTGCGGCTGTACTCGGGGCCCGGTGAGTCGTACCCCCTGATCAAGGACATCGGTCTGGGGTCGAACCCCACCAAGGGTGTGAACGACCTGTCGTCGCGGGTGTCGACCGGGCAGCAGTTCGCGGTCGCCGGCCGGGACGGCGACTGGACGGCGATCTGGTACCTCGGGCAGAAGGCGTGGTTCAGGAACCCGGCGAAGAAGCCGACGGCCGTCCACGCGGCCGGTGACGTGGTCACGCCGAAGGACGGTGCGGAGAGCGTGCCGGTGTACGGCCGGGCCTACCCCGAGGCGTCCGCGTATCCGGCGGACGTGCCGGCGCAGGCGGTGTCGCCGCTGCCGTACACGCTTCCGGCCGGGCAGCGGTATGTGGTGGGCGGCAAGGTGCCCGGCGAGTACTACTACGCGGTGACCTTCGACGAGGGCTCGCACCGGGTGGTGCGGGGCAAGGACCTCTACTACGAGATCCAGTACGGGCACCGGGTGGCGTTCGTGCGGGCCGCCGATGTGAAGGTGGTGCGCTCGGACGGCTGA
- a CDS encoding universal stress protein has protein sequence MSTLPVIAAVDGSDDSLVALDWAFEAALTRDAPLSVVHVQQYPAWARPDSLPVGRPEPEDDTVLNLARRYLAGREEEPTIAYHALEGAVGTLSALGSTAQLLVLGSRGRGGFASLLLGSTGLAAARDAECPVVVVPKPGRRVHDGPPVEPGPRVVVGLQVDSPDEATLSFAFAEAARRGARLQAVAAYTWPLHLWTTATAQIVQPGEDQDAVEAETRSLAEGFLAPHRARHPEVRADATAAPGDAAGALVAASQDAALVVVGRHRRRLLAPARMMGSVTQAVLLHAASPVAVVPPAPAED, from the coding sequence ATGAGCACCCTGCCGGTCATCGCGGCGGTCGACGGTTCGGACGACAGCCTGGTCGCACTGGACTGGGCGTTCGAGGCCGCGCTTACGCGCGACGCGCCGCTGAGCGTGGTCCACGTCCAGCAGTACCCCGCGTGGGCCCGGCCCGACTCCCTGCCCGTCGGCCGTCCCGAGCCGGAGGACGACACGGTCCTGAACCTCGCGCGCCGCTACCTGGCGGGCCGCGAAGAGGAGCCGACGATCGCGTACCACGCTCTGGAAGGCGCCGTCGGGACGCTGTCCGCGCTCGGCTCGACCGCCCAGCTCCTGGTGCTCGGCTCCCGGGGCCGCGGCGGCTTCGCCAGCCTTCTGCTCGGCTCCACCGGCCTGGCCGCCGCCCGCGACGCCGAATGCCCGGTCGTCGTCGTGCCCAAGCCGGGACGACGGGTCCACGACGGCCCGCCCGTCGAGCCGGGACCCCGCGTCGTCGTCGGACTCCAGGTCGACAGCCCCGACGAGGCCACGCTGTCCTTCGCCTTCGCCGAGGCCGCCCGGCGCGGCGCCCGGCTCCAGGCCGTCGCCGCCTACACCTGGCCGCTGCACCTGTGGACGACGGCCACCGCCCAGATCGTGCAGCCGGGCGAGGACCAGGACGCCGTCGAGGCCGAGACCCGCAGCCTCGCCGAGGGCTTCCTCGCCCCGCACCGGGCCCGCCACCCCGAGGTGCGCGCCGATGCGACCGCGGCCCCCGGCGACGCGGCCGGCGCGCTCGTCGCCGCCAGCCAGGACGCCGCCCTCGTCGTCGTCGGCCGGCACCGCCGCCGCCTGCTGGCCCCGGCCCGCATGATGGGCTCGGTCACCCAGGCGGTCCTGCTGCACGCCGCGAGCCCGGTGGCGGTGGTCCCGCCCGCCCCCGCGGAGGACTGA